A window of the Eulemur rufifrons isolate Redbay chromosome 6, OSU_ERuf_1, whole genome shotgun sequence genome harbors these coding sequences:
- the LOC138384054 gene encoding olfactory receptor 52M1-like, giving the protein MLTFNNACSVPTSFWLTGIPGLESLHIWLSIPFGSMYLVAVMGNVTILAVVKMERSLHQPMYFFLCMLAVIDLVLSTSTMPKLLAIFWFGARNIGVSACLAQMFFIHCFATVESGIFLAMAFDRYVAICDPLHHTSVLTHAVVGRLGLAALLRGVLYIGPLPLMIHLRLHLYQNKIIAHSYCEHMAVVTLACGDTRLNDLYGMGIGFLVLILDSLAIAASYVMIFRAVMGLATPEARLKTLGTCGSHICAILIFYVPIAVSSLTYRFGHDVPSHTHILLANLYLLIPPVLNPVVYAVRTKQIQERLLYVFKAGTQPR; this is encoded by the coding sequence ATGCTCACCTTTAATAATGCCTGCTCTGTGCCTACCTCTTTCTGGCTCACTGGCATCCCAGGACTGGAGTCCCTACACATCTGGCTCTCCATCCCTTTTGGCTCCATGTACCTGGTGGCTGTGATGGGGAATGTGACCATCCTGGCAGTGGTAAAGATGGAACGCAGCCTTCACCAGCCCATGTACTTTTTCCTATGCATGTTGGCTGTCATTGACTTGGTTCTGTCAACCTCTACCATGCCCAAACTACTGGCCATCTTCTGGTTTGGTGCCCGCAACATTGGTGTGAGTGCCTGCTTGGCCCAGATGTTCTTCATCCACTGTTTTGCCACTGTTGAATCGGGCATCTTCCTTGCTATGGCTTTTgatcgctatgtggccatctgtgaCCCATTACACCATACCTCGGTGCTCACGCATGCTGTGGTGGGTCGTTTAGGGCTGGCTGCCCTCCTCCGGGGAGTTCTCTACATTGGACCTCTGCCCCTAATGATTCACCTGAGGCTGCACCTTTACCAGAACAAAATCATTGCCCACTCCTACTGTGAGCACATGGCCGTGGTCACCCTGGCATGTGGTGACACAAGGCTCAATGACTTATATGGAATGGGAATTGGCTTCCTGGTATTAATCCTGGATTCATTGGCCATTGCTGCCTCCTATGTGATGATTTTCAGGGCTGTAATGGGGCTGGCCACCCCTGAAGCCAGGCTTAAAACCCTAGGGACATGTGGTTCTCACATCTGCGCCATCCTCATCTTCTACGTCCCCATTGCTGTTTCCTCTCTCACCTACCGCTTTGGCCATGATGTGCCTTCTCATACCCATATCCTTCTGGCCAACCTTTACCTCCTCATCCCACCTGTCCTGAACCCTGTTGTCTATGCTGTCCGTACCAAGCAGATCCAAGAGAGACTTCTCTACGTTTTTAAGGCAGGGACTCAACCCAGATGA